The Chryseobacterium geocarposphaerae genome window below encodes:
- a CDS encoding T9SS type A sorting domain-containing protein: MKTKYSCSKLSFWGFFILIILSNKSFGQLQDVDFQIGIFDPPIMKANFRAVPADYNNDNYADISVKTSGGYWLIDYADPNTPNNGFGSWDKIYAEYGGDDAIPVPGDYDGDGLTDLAVKTDSGLWLIDLANNGLGGWDLNLNSTIYGGTDSHPVPGYYNNDSIMDMAVKTDDGFWKIDFADPTATNNGFGSWDLIFSQYGGPDAHPVPGDYNGDGLTDLSVKTDNGGWLIDYAVPNAPNNGFGGWETVVQTTWLADAVPVPGDYNGDGLTDIAVKVDEKWNIDYANLSLPNNGFGDFIDVYNQYGDADAYPITADYDGDGASDLSIKSTETGRWLIDKSTSGFGGWDCESILGDHTDYHYLLGSTLPYYYGDLLKFQKVKDAYIDFLVSPTIMFSPNNYAKIYAYLELAKQKSLKVLLTGHNIASYKDPDGLPDYKQELLNRFKYNLPTGLDAAVMGFFLGDEPGFTSYNNVNKWTTFFKSNFQEKPLYYNLFPRYWGAPQNDAEYEDYLNMYINDNETNFVSYDHYPLKNDEPFRTDFFYNMKAFKDKIGPLRPFWFVVQSHNGIYGNFTTLPYEPKLKFITSSAIAYGAKGLLYWSYMNGIEEYSSTYSSVQKVNKYLKEIVGPIIMTSDYITTLHKSDTYMNQGRPFGIDELVDSNSTGIIKTVSNNNVLLGLFSKVGINSMEYYVWVMNKDLNSTASSIVLSIEGNNYRAYISPRIDTYTSGNNLFSTLPQQYNASSNTTTITIPELTPGEGVMIRLTPRTSHPIDPFDPILSRKDNPLRVSINDKKTVKVYPNPARDVINIKADEDIISISIYSSSGQKVLKIEKGVKTINLKSIPAGVYHLKIETKNGIINEKFIKK, translated from the coding sequence ATGAAAACAAAATACTCTTGTTCCAAGCTTTCTTTTTGGGGCTTCTTCATACTAATTATTTTATCAAATAAGTCTTTTGGTCAATTACAGGACGTAGATTTTCAAATTGGAATTTTTGATCCTCCTATTATGAAAGCAAATTTTAGAGCTGTACCTGCAGATTACAATAATGATAATTATGCGGATATAAGTGTAAAGACTTCAGGAGGGTATTGGCTTATAGATTATGCGGATCCTAATACACCAAATAACGGATTTGGTTCTTGGGATAAAATTTATGCTGAGTATGGAGGAGATGATGCAATACCGGTTCCTGGTGATTATGATGGAGATGGTTTAACAGATCTTGCGGTAAAAACGGATTCTGGATTATGGCTTATTGATTTGGCTAACAATGGACTTGGAGGCTGGGATCTTAATCTTAACAGTACTATTTATGGAGGTACAGATTCTCATCCTGTCCCAGGATATTACAATAACGATTCTATAATGGATATGGCTGTTAAAACAGATGATGGGTTTTGGAAAATTGATTTTGCAGATCCTACTGCAACAAATAATGGATTTGGTTCTTGGGATTTGATATTCTCTCAATATGGCGGCCCAGATGCTCATCCTGTTCCTGGGGACTATAACGGAGATGGTTTAACAGATCTTTCCGTTAAGACAGATAATGGAGGATGGCTTATAGATTATGCTGTTCCCAATGCTCCAAACAACGGATTCGGAGGTTGGGAAACTGTTGTGCAAACTACATGGCTTGCTGATGCTGTGCCCGTTCCTGGAGATTATAATGGTGACGGTTTAACGGATATTGCTGTAAAAGTTGATGAGAAATGGAATATTGATTATGCTAACCTTAGTCTTCCTAATAATGGATTTGGAGATTTTATAGATGTTTATAATCAATATGGTGATGCAGACGCATATCCGATTACTGCTGATTACGACGGCGATGGTGCAAGTGATTTAAGTATAAAGTCAACTGAGACGGGGAGATGGTTAATAGATAAATCCACCTCAGGCTTTGGAGGGTGGGATTGTGAGTCCATATTAGGTGATCATACAGATTATCATTATTTGCTGGGATCTACTCTTCCCTATTATTATGGTGATTTGCTCAAATTTCAAAAAGTAAAAGATGCTTATATTGATTTTCTAGTATCACCAACTATTATGTTTAGCCCTAATAATTATGCCAAAATATATGCTTATTTAGAATTGGCTAAACAAAAATCGCTTAAGGTGCTTTTAACAGGACATAATATTGCTAGTTATAAGGATCCTGATGGACTGCCAGATTATAAGCAAGAACTGTTAAATCGTTTTAAATATAATCTTCCTACGGGATTAGATGCCGCTGTTATGGGGTTTTTCTTGGGTGATGAACCGGGTTTTACTAGCTATAATAATGTTAATAAATGGACAACCTTCTTTAAATCAAATTTTCAGGAGAAACCTCTTTATTATAATCTATTCCCTAGATATTGGGGCGCTCCACAAAATGACGCGGAATATGAAGATTATCTGAATATGTATATCAATGATAATGAAACCAACTTTGTTTCTTATGATCACTATCCTTTGAAAAATGACGAACCTTTTAGAACAGATTTTTTCTACAATATGAAAGCTTTTAAGGATAAGATAGGGCCTTTAAGACCTTTTTGGTTTGTTGTCCAATCCCATAATGGAATATATGGGAATTTTACGACACTTCCTTATGAACCCAAACTTAAATTTATTACTTCGAGTGCTATTGCATATGGGGCAAAAGGATTATTATATTGGTCATACATGAATGGAATAGAAGAATATTCTTCAACCTATTCGTCTGTTCAAAAAGTTAATAAATATTTAAAAGAAATAGTTGGACCAATTATCATGACTTCTGATTATATTACCACATTACATAAAAGTGATACTTACATGAATCAGGGACGCCCGTTTGGTATTGATGAGCTAGTGGACTCAAATAGTACAGGAATAATTAAAACAGTTAGTAATAATAATGTATTATTAGGTCTATTTTCTAAAGTTGGTATAAACTCTATGGAATATTATGTCTGGGTAATGAATAAAGACCTGAACTCTACTGCATCCTCAATTGTACTTAGCATAGAGGGAAATAATTACAGAGCTTATATTTCTCCACGGATTGATACATATACTTCAGGGAATAATCTTTTTTCGACATTACCGCAACAATACAATGCATCGTCGAATACGACGACAATAACTATTCCGGAGCTTACTCCAGGGGAAGGAGTAATGATTAGATTAACTCCAAGAACATCCCATCCAATTGATCCATTTGACCCAATACTTTCTAGAAAAGATAATCCATTACGAGTATCTATAAATGATAAAAAAACAGTTAAAGTTTATCCCAATCCGGCTAGAGATGTGATTAATATAAAAGCTGACGAAGACATCATATCAATTTCAATTTATAGTAGTTCGGGGCAAAAGGTTTTAAAGATTGAAAAAGGTGTAAAAACGATTAATCTTAAGTCTATTCCAGCTGGCGTATATCATTTGAAAATTGAAACCAAAAATGGAATTATTAATGAAAAATTTATCAAAAAATAA
- the nusG gene encoding transcription termination/antitermination protein NusG, with amino-acid sequence MSELKWYVLKAISGQENKVKNYIETEIKRLGFEQYVTQVVIPMEKVIQIRNGKKVPKERPYYPGYLMIEADLMGEIPHIIKNIPGVISFLSLTKGGDPVPMRKSEVNRMLGRMDELSEFASDVEIPYVVGENVKVIDGPFNGFNGTVEKILEDKKKIEVSVLIFGRKTPMELSYMQVEKV; translated from the coding sequence ATGAGCGAATTGAAATGGTATGTGCTGAAAGCAATCAGCGGACAGGAAAATAAAGTGAAAAACTATATTGAGACAGAAATCAAGCGTTTAGGGTTTGAGCAGTATGTAACTCAAGTGGTTATTCCTATGGAAAAGGTTATTCAAATTAGAAACGGAAAAAAAGTTCCTAAAGAAAGACCTTATTATCCTGGATACTTAATGATTGAAGCTGATCTGATGGGAGAGATTCCTCACATTATTAAGAACATTCCTGGAGTTATTTCTTTCTTAAGCTTAACAAAAGGAGGAGATCCTGTTCCAATGAGAAAGTCTGAAGTTAACAGAATGCTTGGAAGAATGGATGAATTGTCAGAATTTGCTAGCGATGTTGAAATTCCTTATGTAGTGGGTGAAAACGTTAAAGTAATTGACGGACCATTCAACGGATTCAACGGAACTGTGGAGAAAATTCTTGAAGATAAAAAGAAAATTGAAGTTTCCGTTCTTATCTTTGGTAGAAAAACTCCAATGGAACTTAGCTATATGCAAGTAGAAAAGGTTTAA
- the secE gene encoding preprotein translocase subunit SecE has product MSSFIDFLKGSYNEFRHKVEWPKWADLQSSTVVVTIATVILALFTFGVDELFSKAISNIIGMLINLFN; this is encoded by the coding sequence ATGAGTTCATTTATCGATTTTTTAAAAGGTTCTTATAACGAATTCAGACATAAAGTTGAATGGCCAAAGTGGGCTGATCTGCAATCCTCTACAGTAGTAGTAACTATTGCGACAGTTATTTTGGCATTATTTACCTTTGGGGTTGATGAATTGTTTTCTAAAGCAATCAGCAACATAATAGGAATGCTAATCAACTTGTTCAATTAA
- the tuf gene encoding elongation factor Tu: MAKETFNRNKPHLNIGTIGHVDHGKTTLTAAISAVLASKGLAEKKDFSAIDSAPEEKERGITINTAHIEYETANRHYAHVDCPGHADYVKNMVTGAAQMDGAILVCAATDGPMPQTREHILLCRQVNVPRIVVFMNKVDMVDDAELLELVELELRDLLSTYEYDGDNSPVIQGSALGALTAATEGNSDDKWFKTVEELMDAVDTWIEQPVRDQDKPFLMPIEDVFSITGRGTVATGRIESGVINTGDPVDIVGMGDEKLTSTITGVEMFRKILDRGEAGDNVGLLLRGIEKTDIKRGMVIAKKDSVKPHKKFKAEVYILSKEEGGRHTPFHNKYRPQFYVRTTDVTGEIFLPEGVEMVMPGDNLTITVELLQPIALNEGLRFAIREGGRTVGAGQVTEILE; the protein is encoded by the coding sequence ATGGCAAAGGAAACGTTTAATCGTAACAAACCACACTTGAACATTGGTACTATTGGTCACGTTGACCATGGTAAAACTACTCTTACAGCTGCTATTTCTGCTGTATTAGCTAGCAAAGGTCTTGCTGAGAAAAAAGACTTCTCTGCGATTGACTCTGCTCCAGAAGAAAAAGAAAGAGGTATCACTATTAATACTGCTCACATCGAGTACGAAACTGCTAACAGACACTATGCTCACGTTGACTGTCCAGGTCACGCGGATTACGTAAAGAACATGGTAACTGGTGCTGCTCAGATGGATGGAGCTATCTTAGTATGTGCTGCAACTGATGGACCAATGCCTCAAACTAGAGAACACATCCTACTTTGCCGTCAGGTAAACGTACCTAGAATCGTTGTGTTCATGAACAAAGTTGATATGGTAGATGATGCTGAGTTATTAGAGCTTGTTGAGCTTGAACTTAGAGATCTTTTATCTACTTACGAATATGATGGAGATAACTCTCCAGTAATCCAAGGTTCTGCTCTTGGTGCACTTACTGCAGCTACTGAAGGTAACTCTGATGATAAGTGGTTCAAGACTGTAGAAGAATTAATGGATGCTGTTGATACTTGGATCGAGCAACCGGTAAGAGATCAGGATAAACCATTCTTGATGCCAATCGAAGACGTATTCTCTATTACAGGTAGAGGTACTGTAGCAACTGGTAGAATCGAGTCTGGTGTTATCAACACTGGTGATCCGGTTGATATCGTTGGTATGGGTGATGAAAAATTAACTTCTACAATTACAGGGGTTGAGATGTTCAGAAAAATCCTAGACAGAGGTGAAGCTGGTGATAACGTAGGTCTATTGTTGAGAGGTATTGAAAAAACTGACATCAAGAGAGGTATGGTTATCGCTAAGAAAGATTCTGTTAAACCACACAAAAAATTCAAAGCTGAGGTTTATATCCTTTCTAAAGAAGAAGGTGGACGTCACACTCCATTCCACAACAAATACCGTCCTCAGTTCTATGTAAGAACTACTGACGTTACAGGTGAAATCTTCTTACCAGAAGGTGTAGAAATGGTAATGCCTGGTGATAACTTAACAATCACTGTAGAATTGTTACAACCAATCGCTCTTAACGAGGGTCTTAGATTCGCGATCAGAGAAGGAGGTAGAACAGTTGGTGCTGGTCAGGTTACTGAAATCTTAGAATAA